The following proteins come from a genomic window of Bactrocera tryoni isolate S06 chromosome 1, CSIRO_BtryS06_freeze2, whole genome shotgun sequence:
- the LOC120766495 gene encoding glutamate receptor 1, with amino-acid sequence MAATKGATTARRQTLATALLCGRTSLITTVILLLSKCNLCVSAAANAYEFDAFADVLKQQHLHHAIIAYNSDTEQAQQQAGLLKDNALRALLNVASLQFYDVHQAKSAKNATDFQRLFYHDSPRVGIYVAQLEDVLLQQYVLGSNVISVDTIDAGGYRVRVDVGSRFNSSRIWFIMSKQRTVTAALANVRRVMTPLPVNISADITIGVRLDGNNTIQLFDIYKIQKDWLDIEPKGYWSPAEGLKLNLRFHQTFVNRRRNFKGLQLVGGIVIREQPADMTELDYLNSLYHKNFDPMQRKTYQLVKLMEPIFDVSFQPALRKTWGEQAPNGSWDGVMKLLLSGEAEFSLCPMRFVPNRVHLIHYTIAVHTEFVFFIFRHPHRNDIRNIFFEPFVEEVWYTVIAIVVLTILLLQLHLHHENRFFINKDPHFQTRFDYAIFSILEAFFQQGPSNDAFTATSTRTLIFSVCLFSLLLQQFYGAFIVGSLLSVSPRTITNLEALYNSSLDIGIENIPYNIETFEKTTVPLGMAIYKERVCKNRERNILYIEEGAERIKKGGFAFHVSANRMYYILKELLSEKEFCDLQDVPFIPPYRIGIGITKSSPFREYFTTSIAKFHTSGLLQHNDNQWQLPQLDCSLSQNYEVEVDLQHFLPALLFLVSAMLLSLAVLILEIIYYNLEKSTKLARLCPRIMPKPKLEFIN; translated from the exons ATGGCCGCCACAAAAGGCGCTACTACGGCTCGACGGCAGACACTGGCGACGGCACTGCTTTGTGGACGCACTAGTCTCATCACAACTGTCATATTGCTTTTATCCAAGTGCAATCTCTGTGTTTCAGCGGCCGCGAATGCTTATGAATTTGACGCTTTTGCTGACGTTTTGAAACAACAACACCTCCATCATGCCATTATCGCCTACAACAGCGACACAGAGCAAGCACAACAGCAGGCGGGTTTGCTAAAGGATAATGCATTACGTGCACTGCTTAATGTGGCATCACTTCAGTTTTATGATGTCCATCAAGCGAAATCCGCTAAAAACGCTACCGATTTTCAAAGACTCTTCTATCATGACTCACCGCGCGTCGGTATCTATGTGGCCCAGCTGGAGGATGTGTTGTTGCAGCAGTATGTTTTGGGCTCAAATGTGATTAGTGTTGACACCATCGATGCTGGTGGATATAGAGTGCGTGTCGATGTGGGCTCGCGTTTCAACAGTTCTCGCATCTGGTTCATAATGTCCAAGCAACGTACGGTGACGGCAGCGCTGGCGAATGTGCGCCGCGTGATGACGCCACTACCAGTGAATATAAGTGCGGACATTACAATCGGTGTCCGGTTGGATGGCAA CAATACAATACAACTCTTCGAcatttacaaaatacaaaaagattGGTTGGATATTGAACCGAAAGGTTATTGGAGCCCCGCTGAAGGTCTCAAACTTAATTTACGGTTCCATCAAACCTTCGTCAACAGGCGTCGCAATTTTAAGGGTCTACAATTAGTAGGTGGAATAGTG ATACGGGAACAGCCTGCCGATATGACTGAATTGGACTATTTGAACTCCTTGTACCATAAAAATTTTGACCCCATGCAAAGGAAAACTTACCAATTGGTTAAGTTAATGGAACCAATATTTGACgtaag CTTTCAACCAGCACTGAGAAAAACTTGGGGTGAGCAGGCGCCTAATGGCAGCTGGGATGGTGTTATGAAATTATTGCTTTCCGGTGAGGCGGAATTTTCACTATGTCCTATGCGTTTTGTACCAAACAGGGTACATTTAATACATTACACAATAGCGGTACATACGGAATT TGTCTTCTTCATATTCCGTCATCCGCATCGCAATGACATTCGTAACATCTTCTTTGAGCCGTTTGTCGAAGAGGTCTGGTACACTGTTATCGCGATCGTTGTCTTAACCATTTTATTGTTGCAACTACATTTGCATCACGAAAATCGCTTCTTCATAAACAAAGATCCACATTTTCAGACGCGTTTCGATTATGCGATTTTCTCCATATTGGAAGCATTTTTCCAGCAAGGACCCTCAAACGACGCCTTCACCGCCACCTCAACGCGTACGCTCATTTTCTCTGTTTGCCTGTTTAGCTTGTTGTTGCAACAGTTTTATGGCGCTTTCATTGTGGGCTCACTGCTGTCCGTCTCACCGCGCACAATAACCAATTTGGAGGCACTATACAACAGTAGCCTCGATATCGGCATAGAAAATATACCATATAATATTGAAACCTTTGAGAAAACTACAGTGCCGCTAGGGATGGCAATCTACAAAGAGCGTGTTTGCAAGAACCGtgagagaaatattttatacatcGAAGAGGGCGCTGAACGCATAAAGAAGGGCGGTTTTGCTTTTCATGTATCGGCTAATCGCATGTACTACATACTGAAAG AATTACTAAGCGAAAAGGAATTTTGCGATCTGCAAGATGTGCCATTCATTCCACCCTATCGCATTGGTATTGGTATAACGAAAAGTTCACCGTTTCGCGAATACTTCACAACATCGATTGCGAAATTTCATACCTCCGGGCTCTTGCAACATAACGATAATCAATGGCAATTACCACAACTGGATTGTAGTCTAAGTCAGAATTATGAGGTCGAAGTAGATCTACAGCATTTCTTACCGGCCCTACTTTTTTTAGTATCTGCTATGCTTCTTAGCCTGGCTGTATTAATTTTGGAAATCATCTACTACAACTTGGAGAAAAGCACGAAGTTGGCACGTTTGTGTCCAAGAATAATGCCGAAGCCCAAACTGGagtttataaattga